In Actinoplanes octamycinicus, the genomic window CCGACCCGGCGCAGGTTGCCGACGATGGCTCGCACCACGATCAGCCCGAGCGCCGACGCGACGGTGATCCCAGCGACCAGCATGACCAGGATCGTGGTCCTCGACGTGCGGTAGGTGGTGGTGGCCTGCTGCAGGCGGTTCCTGGCGTCAGCCGTCTCCCGTTCGACGATCTGCGCGACGCTGGCCTCTGCCTGCTTCGCCGCCGGGGCCAGCAGGCTGTCACGTAGTTTCTCCACGGTCGCGGCGTCGTGGCGGCGGCTCGCTGGCAGCACCTGCTCATCCCGGATGCGCTGATAGTCCGACCATTGCTGCCGTACCTGTCGGGCCAGTTCCGGGACAACGCTATTGGACGCGTACGCGTCCAGATCCGCGGCGAAAGCCTCATCGTCGGCGGCCAACGCCTTCTCGTACTCGCTCTTCTTGGTGCTGGAGGTCGACAACGCATGGTTGAGCACGTTCTTACGGGTGCTTTCCATGTCGACCCGCACCATGTAGATCCGTTGCACCGGTAGGAGCCCGTCGGTGTACAAGCTCTCGGCGGCAGCGTTCATCGAACCCATCCGCAGCACGGCCAGAGCGCCGACCACCGCGGCCACCACACTCAGCAGGCCGATCGCGGCCAGCACCTTGGCACGCACCCCGAGACCGCCGAGCAACCGCGGCGCCCTACCACCGGCACGCTCATCATGATCCACAGCTACGCCACCCGCCACCGCTCGGCTGTCTCACTACCGGTCCCTAAGAAGGATCGACGCGAGCAACGAAACCCTTAGCGCGCCGCCCCGCCGTACCCGATGGCGCCCAGCCCCGACGGGCATTGGCGGAATATCCCGTTCCGCTTCCTTTCGGACCGTGCCCGAGGCCCCAGGGCCGGCAAACGGTCGTCATCTTGAGTCGCCCGGTGGGCGTCCTTCATGTTGGGCAAGGGCAGGCGAGGGGCGGGCGATCACAGAGGTGAAGCCACGTGGTCGAGGATTTGCTGCAAGTCCCGGGCGGATCGGTAGATGACCTGCAGCTGACGCACTTGCTGCGGGTCTAGGGTGTCGTCGTCGCGCAGGATTTCCGCCCAGCCGAGGATCTTGGCTATCGGGTGGCGGATGTGGTGTGACAGCTCATGCCGGTGCTGTTCGGTGCCCAGACCGTGCCACAGAGCGCTGAGGTGCGGCAGGGCCTCCGCTGGCGCCGGCAGGTTCCGGGGGCGGGGAAACCCGTACATCGCGGCCAGCGACTGCCGGCACAGGCCGCACAGCGGCAGGTGGCCCTGCCCGTCGACGGGCTCGGCCGGGCGCAGACATGCGATACGGGTACTCGGGTCGACCATGACGCAGCAGTCGACGTGGGCCGCCGCGAAGTCGTCGAAAGTGACCCCGTGGCCGGTCAGCAGATCGGCGAGTTGCGCAGCCGGGCAGTCGTGTACCCAGATACGGTCCCGGCACAGCCGGTAACAGCCGTCCCCGCCGTCGACCGATGGGATCGGCGACAGCCGCCAGCCGTTGACATGGACCAGCTGCATCGTTGTGTCCTCTGCTCGATGTTCCCGGCGAACCCTGTGTCCGCCAACATCGGCGCCGATGGCCTCCCGCGGTAGAAACGCCAGCCCCGCGCAGTGGTGCAGTCACGGAGCAGGTTCCTACGCCGACCCCAACAAACGCAGGCGTGCCACCGCTACGGCCGTACTCGACGCGACCCTGTCGTTGCTGTTCGCAGGTCGGCCAAGCCTCTAGCCATCGTCGCCTCCGCCTCAAGGGCGGACACCGACACAGCGCAGGCGAAAATGAGGCTCCGTGCACCCGTCTCCAGAAGACGACTGGGGCCAGGCGCCGGACGATCCGGAACACGGCCGCACCGCCGCGTGCGTCCCGTCATGCTGCTCCCGTTCTGCACCGCTCAGGAACCGTGGTTCACAGCCGAAATAGGGGTCATGCCGGATCAGACATTCCTGCTGGCGAATATGGTCATCGCGGTCGCGTACGCGTCGATCACGGTGGCGATCCTGGTGCCGGTAGCCCGGGCTGGGCAGCTGCGCACCAACAAGCTGGCCGTGGCCACGGCGATGATCTTCTTCAGCTGCGCGGTCGGGCACGCCCTGCACGCGATCATGGCCTATCAGACGATCATCCAGGGTCCGGCGATGCACCACATGAGTGGCGCCGCGGTCGGCTGGTCGTGGACCTCCGCGCTGTGGGACGCCACCACCGCCGCGATCGGTGTCTACTACTGGACCCTGCGCCGCGGGTATGGGGTCTTGCTCGGCCCGGGCGGCATCTACGTCGATCCCTGGGGCCAGCACCGCCTCGATGAGGCAGCCGCCCGAGAACGCGCCGCCCATGATCTGGCCGAAGCTCAGCGGGCGACCCTGGCCACCGTGGTCCAGCACAGTGACGACGCGATCGTCGGACTCACCCCCGAAGGGCTGATCACGGCCTGGAACCAAGGCGCCGAGAAGATCTTCGGCTACACCGCCGCGGAGATGCTCGGTCGGCCCACCACCATGCTGGCCGACTCAGAAGGCGCCGAACATCAGCATGACGTGCTGGCGAGCATCCG contains:
- a CDS encoding histidine kinase dimerization/phospho-acceptor domain-containing protein, whose product is MQLVHVNGWRLSPIPSVDGGDGCYRLCRDRIWVHDCPAAQLADLLTGHGVTFDDFAAAHVDCCVMVDPSTRIACLRPAEPVDGQGHLPLCGLCRQSLAAMYGFPRPRNLPAPAEALPHLSALWHGLGTEQHRHELSHHIRHPIAKILGWAEILRDDDTLDPQQVRQLQVIYRSARDLQQILDHVASPL